From the Pseudomonas putida genome, one window contains:
- a CDS encoding DUF808 domain-containing protein: MAGSSLLVLIDDIATVLDDVSLMTKVAAKKTAGVLGDDLALNAQQVTGVRAEREIPVVWAVAKGSLVNKAILVPAALLISAFIPWAVTPLLMLGGAYLCFEGFEKLAHKFLHSKEEDELQHEARKEAVADATIDLVAFEKAKIKGAVRTDFILSAEIIAITLGIVADSPLTQQIIVLSGIAVVMTIGVYGLVGGIVKLDDLGLWMTQKSSSLARAVGNGILRAAPYMMKSLSVIGTAAMFLVGGGILVHGIAPLHHAIEAFSEGRGGALTGGLLNGVVGVVAGAVVLAVVSAVGKIWRALRPAH; the protein is encoded by the coding sequence ATGGCAGGAAGCAGTCTACTGGTACTGATCGACGACATCGCCACGGTGCTCGACGATGTTTCGCTGATGACCAAGGTCGCGGCGAAGAAGACCGCAGGCGTGCTGGGCGACGATTTGGCGCTCAATGCCCAGCAGGTCACCGGCGTGCGCGCCGAGCGCGAGATTCCGGTGGTGTGGGCGGTGGCCAAGGGGTCGTTGGTGAACAAGGCGATTCTGGTGCCGGCGGCACTGTTGATCAGCGCGTTCATCCCCTGGGCGGTAACGCCGCTGCTGATGCTCGGCGGCGCCTACCTGTGCTTCGAAGGCTTCGAGAAGCTGGCGCACAAGTTCCTGCACAGCAAGGAAGAGGACGAACTGCAGCACGAGGCGCGCAAGGAGGCCGTGGCCGATGCCACTATCGACCTGGTGGCATTCGAGAAAGCCAAGATCAAGGGTGCGGTGCGTACCGACTTCATCCTCTCTGCGGAAATCATCGCCATTACCTTGGGCATCGTCGCCGACTCGCCGCTGACGCAGCAGATCATCGTGCTGTCGGGCATTGCCGTGGTCATGACCATCGGTGTGTATGGCCTGGTGGGCGGTATCGTCAAGCTCGATGACCTGGGCTTGTGGATGACGCAAAAGTCATCGAGCCTGGCACGTGCTGTCGGCAACGGGATTCTGCGCGCTGCGCCATACATGATGAAGAGCCTGTCGGTGATCGGCACCGCCGCGATGTTCCTGGTCGGGGGCGGGATCCTGGTGCATGGCATTGCGCCGCTGCATCATGCCATTGAAGCCTTCAGCGAAGGGCGGGGTGGGGCGTTGACTGGCGGGCTGCTCAACGGCGTTGTTGGTGTTGTGGCCGGTGCCGTGGTGCTTGCGGTAGTGAGTGCAGTGGGGAAGATTTGGCGCGCGCTACGGCCAGCCCACTGA
- a CDS encoding 2-hydroxy-3-oxopropionate reductase, translating into MAKIGFLGTGIMGKPMAQNLQKAGHSIFVSTHHDAAPADLIAAGAVALANPKEVAQEAEFIIVMVPDTPQVESVLFGENGVAEGVGPNKVVIDMSSISPTATKAFAEKIKATGAAYLDAPVSGGEVGAKAATLSIMVGGCPKAFERAQPLFEAMGKNITRVGGNGDGQTAKVANQIIVALNIQAVAEALLFAAKNGADPAKVREALMGGFASSKILEVHAERMIKGTFDPGFRINLHQKDLNLALQGAKELGINLPNTSNAQQVFNTCQALGGGNWDHSALIKGLEHMANFSIRDDK; encoded by the coding sequence ATGGCTAAAATCGGTTTCCTCGGCACCGGCATCATGGGCAAGCCCATGGCGCAGAACCTGCAGAAAGCAGGGCACAGCATCTTCGTTTCCACCCACCACGACGCTGCCCCGGCCGACCTGATCGCCGCTGGCGCAGTGGCCCTGGCCAACCCGAAAGAAGTGGCCCAGGAAGCTGAATTCATCATCGTCATGGTCCCGGACACCCCACAGGTCGAAAGCGTCCTGTTCGGTGAAAACGGCGTCGCCGAAGGCGTGGGCCCGAACAAGGTGGTGATCGACATGAGCTCGATCTCCCCTACCGCCACCAAAGCCTTCGCCGAGAAGATCAAGGCCACCGGCGCCGCCTACCTGGACGCCCCGGTGTCTGGCGGTGAAGTCGGTGCCAAGGCCGCGACCCTGAGCATCATGGTCGGTGGCTGCCCGAAAGCCTTCGAGCGCGCCCAGCCGCTGTTCGAAGCCATGGGCAAGAACATCACCCGCGTCGGTGGCAACGGCGACGGCCAGACCGCCAAGGTGGCCAACCAGATCATCGTCGCCCTGAACATCCAGGCCGTGGCCGAAGCCCTGCTGTTCGCCGCCAAGAACGGCGCCGACCCAGCCAAGGTGCGTGAAGCCCTGATGGGCGGCTTCGCTTCGTCGAAGATCCTCGAAGTGCACGCCGAGCGCATGATCAAAGGCACCTTCGACCCAGGTTTCCGCATCAACCTGCACCAGAAGGACCTCAACCTGGCCCTGCAAGGCGCCAAGGAACTGGGCATCAACCTGCCCAACACCTCCAATGCCCAGCAAGTGTTCAACACCTGCCAGGCCCTGGGCGGCGGCAACTGGGACCACTCGGCGCTGATCAAAGGCCTGGAGCACATGGCCAACTTCTCGATCCGCGACGACAAGTAA
- a CDS encoding GlcG/HbpS family heme-binding protein has product MNALNLKVAVSLVNAALAAGRKINAAPLTVAVLDAGGHLLALQREDGASLIRPEVATGKAWGAIALGKGSRLLALDAQQRPAFFAALNGLGERPVVPAPGGVLIRDQDGKVLGAVGISGDTSDIDEQCAISAIEEAGLKADAGVAA; this is encoded by the coding sequence ATGAACGCTTTGAACCTGAAAGTCGCTGTCAGCCTGGTGAACGCCGCGCTGGCGGCGGGTCGCAAGATCAATGCAGCGCCACTGACCGTGGCCGTGCTCGATGCCGGCGGGCATCTGTTGGCCTTGCAGCGCGAGGACGGCGCCAGCCTGATTCGGCCGGAAGTGGCCACCGGCAAGGCCTGGGGTGCGATTGCCCTGGGCAAGGGCTCGCGCCTGCTGGCGCTGGATGCGCAGCAGCGGCCGGCGTTTTTCGCGGCGTTGAACGGCCTGGGCGAGCGGCCGGTGGTGCCGGCGCCGGGTGGTGTGCTGATTCGTGATCAGGACGGCAAGGTGCTGGGAGCGGTGGGGATCAGCGGCGATACGTCGGATATCGACGAGCAGTGCGCGATCAGTGCTATCGAAGAAGCTGGGTTGAAGGCAGATGCCGGGGTTGCGGCGTAG
- a CDS encoding urate hydroxylase PuuD — MEAHLHEWLNLSIRWVHMITGVAWIGASFYFVWLENHLNRSNPRDGLSGDLWAIHGGGIYHLEKYKLAPPKMPENLHWFKWEAYFTWMSGIALLCVVFYWNPSLYLLAPGSTLSGAEGVAIGIGSLVAGWFIYDFLCDSPLGKHPALLGAVLFVLIIAACFGFSLVFSGRGAYLHTGAIIGTIMVGNVFRIIMPAQRQLVAAIENNQTPDPVLPAKGLLRSRHNNYFTLPVLFIMISNHFPSAYGSQYNWLILAGIAVAAVLIRHYFNTRHDSNKYAWTLPVGALAMICLAYVTGPKPMAVSPEQAAAKVEYQPLPATAVGGKTAAELRAEETAKAAEAPAAPAEAPAQATAQAAGGDFDKIHKVIQERCSVCHSSKPTSPLFSAAPAGVMFDTPQQIQAQAARIQAQAVASQIMPLGNITQMTAEERKLVGDWIAKGAQVN; from the coding sequence GTGGAAGCACACCTTCACGAATGGCTGAACCTGAGCATTCGCTGGGTTCACATGATCACCGGTGTCGCCTGGATCGGTGCATCGTTCTACTTCGTCTGGCTGGAGAACCACCTGAACCGAAGCAACCCGCGCGATGGGTTGTCGGGTGATCTCTGGGCGATTCACGGCGGTGGTATCTACCACCTGGAGAAATACAAGCTCGCACCCCCGAAAATGCCCGAGAACCTGCACTGGTTCAAATGGGAAGCCTACTTCACCTGGATGTCCGGTATCGCCCTGCTGTGCGTGGTGTTCTACTGGAACCCGAGCCTGTACCTGCTGGCACCCGGCAGCACCCTGAGCGGTGCCGAAGGCGTGGCCATCGGTATCGGTTCGCTGGTCGCCGGCTGGTTCATCTACGACTTCCTGTGCGACTCGCCGCTGGGCAAGCACCCTGCCCTGCTCGGCGCCGTGCTGTTCGTCCTGATCATCGCCGCCTGCTTCGGCTTCAGCCTGGTGTTCAGCGGCCGTGGTGCGTACCTGCACACCGGTGCGATCATCGGCACCATCATGGTCGGTAACGTGTTCCGCATCATCATGCCGGCCCAGCGCCAACTGGTGGCGGCGATCGAGAACAACCAGACCCCGGACCCGGTACTGCCGGCCAAGGGCCTGCTGCGCTCGCGTCACAACAACTACTTCACCCTGCCGGTGCTGTTCATCATGATCAGCAACCACTTCCCGAGCGCCTACGGCAGCCAGTACAACTGGCTGATCCTGGCTGGCATCGCAGTAGCCGCGGTTCTGATCCGCCACTACTTCAACACCCGCCACGACAGCAACAAGTACGCCTGGACCCTGCCGGTCGGCGCCCTGGCGATGATCTGCCTGGCCTACGTCACCGGCCCCAAGCCGATGGCCGTCAGCCCTGAGCAGGCCGCAGCGAAGGTCGAGTACCAGCCGCTGCCAGCCACCGCCGTCGGCGGCAAGACCGCTGCCGAGCTGCGCGCCGAGGAAACCGCCAAGGCCGCCGAAGCCCCAGCCGCGCCAGCCGAGGCTCCGGCCCAGGCGACCGCACAGGCCGCCGGTGGCGACTTCGACAAGATCCACAAAGTCATCCAGGAACGCTGCAGCGTGTGCCACTCGTCGAAACCGACCAGCCCACTGTTCAGCGCAGCCCCTGCCGGCGTGATGTTCGACACCCCGCAGCAGATCCAGGCCCAGGCCGCGCGCATTCAGGCGCAAGCGGTTGCCAGCCAGATCATGCCGCTGGGCAACATCACCCAGATGACCGCCGAAGAGCGCAAGCTCGTCGGTGACTGGATCGCCAAAGGCGCCCAGGTCAACTGA
- a CDS encoding outer membrane protein OmpK, producing MKRIASSLLLGSSLLATLPAHAGDWLLWHGESLTYLYGKDFKVNPDIQQTITFEHANKWKYGDTFMFVDKIFYNGKPDASKGVTTYYGEFSPRLSFGKIFDQKLAFGPIKDVLLAMTYERGEGDNEAYLIGPGFDLDIPGFNYFTLNFYVRNTEGSRPGDNVWQITPGWSYTIPVGRSDILIDGYMDWVTDNDQTRRGTYHANLHFNPQVKYDLGKALNIGAKQLYVGFEYSYWKDKYGIDSRGNLESNQSVASALIKVHF from the coding sequence ATGAAGCGCATCGCATCAAGCCTGCTGCTGGGCAGCAGCCTGCTGGCCACCCTCCCCGCCCACGCAGGCGATTGGCTGCTGTGGCACGGCGAAAGCCTGACGTACCTGTACGGCAAGGACTTCAAGGTCAACCCCGATATCCAGCAGACCATCACCTTCGAGCACGCCAACAAATGGAAGTACGGCGACACCTTCATGTTCGTCGACAAGATCTTCTACAACGGCAAGCCCGACGCCAGCAAAGGCGTGACCACCTACTACGGCGAATTCAGCCCACGCCTGTCGTTCGGCAAGATCTTCGACCAGAAGCTTGCGTTCGGCCCGATCAAGGACGTGTTGCTGGCCATGACCTATGAGCGCGGCGAAGGCGACAACGAGGCCTACCTGATCGGCCCCGGCTTCGACCTGGACATCCCCGGCTTCAACTACTTCACGCTGAACTTCTATGTGCGCAACACCGAAGGCAGCCGCCCTGGCGACAACGTCTGGCAGATCACCCCCGGTTGGTCGTACACCATTCCCGTGGGCAGGTCCGATATTCTGATCGACGGTTACATGGACTGGGTCACCGATAACGACCAGACCCGTCGTGGCACCTACCATGCCAACCTGCACTTCAACCCGCAGGTCAAGTACGACCTGGGCAAGGCCCTGAACATCGGGGCCAAGCAGCTCTATGTCGGCTTCGAGTACAGCTACTGGAAAGACAAGTACGGCATCGACAGCCGCGGCAATCTGGAGAGCAACCAGAGTGTCGCCAGCGCGCTGATCAAGGTACATTTCTGA
- the gcl gene encoding glyoxylate carboligase: MSKMRAIDAAVLVMRREGVDTAFGIPGAAINPLYSALKKVGGIDHVLARHVEGASHMAEGYTRANPGNIGVCIGTSGPAGTDMVTGLYSASADSIPILCITGQAPRARLHKEDFQAVDITNIVKPVTKWATTVLEPGQVPYAFQKAFYEMRTGRPGPVLIDLPFDVQMAEIEFDIDAYEPLAINKPSATRVQAEKALALLNDAERPLLVAGGGIINADASDKLVEFAELTGVPVIPTLMGWGTIPDDHAQMVGMVGLQTSHRYGNATLLKSDLVFGIGNRWANRHTGSVDVYTEGRKFVHVDIEPTQIGRVFTPDLGIVSDAGKALDVFLEVAREWKAAGKLKCRKAWLEDCQQRKSSLQRKTHFDNVPVKPQRVYEEMNQVFGKDTCYVSTIGLSQIAGAQFLHVYKPRHWINCGQAGPLGWTIPAALGVVKADPKRKVVALSGDYDFQFMIEELAVGAQFNLPYVHVLVNNAYLGLIRQAQRGFDMDYCVQLAFENINSTDAATYGVDHVAVVEGLGCKAIRVFEPAEIAPALLKAQKMAEEFRVPVVVEVILERVTNISMGTEINAVNEFEDLALVGNDAPTAISLLD; this comes from the coding sequence ATGAGCAAAATGAGAGCAATCGATGCAGCCGTTCTGGTCATGCGCCGTGAAGGTGTAGATACCGCGTTCGGCATCCCGGGGGCTGCCATCAACCCGTTGTACTCGGCCCTGAAGAAAGTCGGTGGCATCGATCACGTCCTCGCTCGTCACGTCGAAGGCGCCTCGCACATGGCCGAGGGCTACACCCGTGCCAACCCAGGCAACATCGGCGTGTGCATCGGCACCTCCGGCCCTGCCGGCACCGACATGGTCACCGGCCTGTACAGCGCCTCGGCCGACTCCATCCCGATCCTGTGCATCACCGGCCAGGCACCCCGTGCCCGCCTGCACAAGGAAGACTTCCAGGCCGTCGACATCACCAACATCGTCAAGCCGGTCACCAAGTGGGCCACCACCGTTCTGGAGCCAGGCCAGGTGCCTTACGCCTTCCAGAAGGCCTTCTATGAAATGCGCACCGGCCGCCCTGGCCCTGTGCTGATCGACCTGCCGTTCGACGTGCAGATGGCCGAGATCGAATTCGACATCGACGCCTACGAGCCACTGGCAATCAACAAGCCGTCCGCTACCCGCGTACAGGCCGAGAAAGCCCTGGCCCTGCTCAATGACGCCGAGCGCCCACTGCTGGTAGCCGGTGGCGGCATCATCAACGCCGACGCCAGCGACAAGCTGGTCGAGTTCGCCGAACTGACCGGCGTACCGGTAATCCCGACCCTGATGGGCTGGGGCACCATCCCGGACGACCACGCACAGATGGTCGGCATGGTCGGCCTGCAGACCTCGCACCGCTACGGCAACGCCACCCTGCTGAAGTCCGACCTGGTGTTCGGTATCGGTAACCGCTGGGCCAACCGCCATACCGGTTCCGTCGACGTCTACACCGAAGGCCGCAAGTTCGTGCACGTGGACATCGAACCGACCCAGATCGGCCGCGTGTTCACCCCGGACCTGGGTATCGTTTCCGACGCCGGCAAGGCGCTGGACGTGTTCCTCGAAGTGGCCCGCGAGTGGAAAGCCGCTGGCAAGCTGAAGTGCCGCAAGGCCTGGCTGGAAGACTGCCAGCAACGCAAGTCGAGCCTGCAGCGCAAGACCCACTTCGACAACGTGCCGGTCAAGCCGCAGCGCGTGTACGAAGAGATGAACCAGGTGTTCGGCAAGGACACCTGCTACGTCAGCACCATCGGCCTGTCGCAGATCGCTGGCGCGCAGTTCCTGCACGTGTACAAGCCACGCCACTGGATCAACTGCGGCCAGGCCGGCCCGCTGGGCTGGACCATCCCTGCCGCGCTGGGTGTTGTCAAAGCCGATCCGAAGCGCAAGGTCGTCGCGCTGTCGGGTGACTACGACTTCCAGTTCATGATCGAAGAACTGGCCGTCGGCGCACAGTTCAACCTGCCGTACGTCCACGTGCTGGTTAACAACGCCTACCTGGGCCTGATCCGTCAGGCACAGCGTGGCTTCGACATGGATTACTGTGTACAACTGGCGTTCGAGAACATCAACTCGACCGACGCGGCCACCTACGGTGTCGACCACGTCGCCGTGGTCGAAGGCCTGGGCTGCAAGGCCATCCGCGTGTTCGAGCCGGCCGAGATCGCCCCTGCCCTGCTCAAGGCACAGAAGATGGCCGAAGAGTTCCGCGTGCCGGTCGTGGTCGAAGTGATCCTCGAGCGTGTGACCAACATTTCCATGGGCACCGAGATCAACGCGGTCAACGAGTTCGAAGACCTGGCCCTGGTCGGCAACGACGCGCCAACCGCCATCTCGCTGCTGGACTGA
- the hyi gene encoding hydroxypyruvate isomerase — MPRFAANLSMLFTEQDFLARFKAAADAGFSGVEYLFPYDFSAAEIKQQLDAHGLTQVLFNLPAGDWAKGERGITCHPDRVEEFRAGVDKAIEYAKVLGNTQVNALAGIRPHGLQCADVRKTFVENLRYAADKLKAAGIRLVMEMINTRDIPGFYLNTTKQALEIQAEVGSDNLFLQYDIYHMQIMEGDLARTMETNLKLINHIQLADNPGRNEPGTGEINYRFLFEHLDRIGYQGWVGAEYKPLTTTEAGLGWLKTHNAI, encoded by the coding sequence ATGCCTCGCTTCGCTGCCAACCTGTCCATGCTGTTCACCGAACAGGACTTCCTGGCCCGCTTCAAGGCTGCCGCCGACGCTGGCTTCAGCGGCGTCGAATACCTGTTCCCGTACGACTTCAGCGCTGCCGAAATCAAGCAGCAGCTGGACGCCCACGGCCTGACCCAAGTGCTGTTCAACCTGCCGGCGGGCGACTGGGCCAAGGGTGAACGTGGTATCACCTGCCACCCTGACCGCGTCGAAGAATTCCGCGCCGGTGTCGACAAGGCCATCGAGTACGCCAAGGTGCTGGGCAACACCCAGGTCAACGCCCTGGCTGGCATTCGTCCACACGGCCTGCAGTGCGCCGACGTGCGCAAGACCTTCGTGGAAAACCTGCGCTACGCCGCCGACAAGCTGAAAGCTGCCGGGATCCGTCTGGTCATGGAAATGATCAACACCCGCGACATCCCGGGCTTCTACCTGAACACCACAAAACAGGCGCTGGAAATCCAGGCTGAAGTCGGCAGTGACAACCTGTTCCTGCAGTACGACATCTACCACATGCAGATCATGGAAGGTGACCTGGCTCGCACCATGGAAACCAACCTGAAACTGATCAACCACATCCAGCTGGCCGACAACCCGGGCCGCAACGAACCAGGCACTGGCGAGATCAACTACCGCTTCCTGTTCGAACACCTGGACCGCATCGGCTACCAGGGCTGGGTGGGCGCGGAATACAAGCCGCTGACCACCACCGAAGCGGGCCTGGGCTGGCTGAAAACGCACAACGCGATCTGA
- a CDS encoding TetR/AcrR family transcriptional regulator, translating into MSTIRERNKELILRAASEEFADKGFAATKTSDIAAKAGLPKPNVYYYFKSKDNLYREVLESIIAPIMQASTPFNADGDPKEVLSAYIRSKIRISRDLPHASKVFASEIMHGAPHLSPNQVEQLNEQARHNIECIQRWIDRGQIAHVDAHHLMFSIWAATQTYADFDWQISAVTGKAKLADSDYDAAADTIIRMVLKGCEPEAA; encoded by the coding sequence ATGAGCACCATTCGCGAGCGCAACAAGGAGCTGATCCTGCGCGCAGCCAGTGAAGAATTCGCCGATAAGGGCTTCGCCGCCACCAAGACCAGTGACATCGCCGCCAAGGCCGGCCTGCCCAAGCCGAACGTGTATTACTACTTCAAGTCCAAGGACAACCTCTACCGCGAGGTCCTGGAGAGCATCATCGCGCCGATCATGCAGGCCTCGACGCCGTTCAATGCCGACGGTGATCCGAAAGAGGTGTTGAGTGCGTACATCCGCTCGAAGATCCGCATTTCGCGTGACCTGCCCCATGCCTCGAAGGTGTTCGCCAGCGAAATCATGCATGGCGCACCGCACCTGTCGCCGAACCAGGTGGAGCAGTTGAACGAGCAGGCCCGGCATAACATCGAGTGCATCCAGCGCTGGATCGACCGCGGGCAGATCGCCCATGTCGATGCCCACCACCTGATGTTCAGCATCTGGGCCGCGACCCAGACTTATGCCGATTTCGATTGGCAGATTTCCGCAGTGACCGGCAAGGCCAAACTGGCCGACAGCGATTACGACGCCGCAGCCGATACCATCATTCGCATGGTGCTCAAGGGCTGTGAGCCTGAAGCAGCCTGA
- a CDS encoding outer membrane protein OmpK, with translation MRTINSLILAGGLLACGTTFAGDLLQWQNNSLTYLWGKNFKVNPAIQQTVTFEHADGWKYGDNFIFVDKIFYQGQKDAGNGPNTYYGEISPRLSFNKIFDQKIEFGPVKDVLLAMTYEFGEGDTESYLIGPGFDLAIPGFDYFQLNFYNRTTDGSRAGDNVWQITPVWSYTIPVGDSDVLIDGFMDWVVDNDENRRGTYHANLHFNPQIKYDLGKALHLGEKQLYVGVEYDYWKNKYGIKDSDAFTTDQNTMSFLVKVHF, from the coding sequence ATGCGTACCATCAATAGCCTGATTCTCGCGGGCGGCCTGCTGGCCTGCGGCACCACCTTCGCCGGCGACCTGCTGCAGTGGCAGAACAACAGCCTGACCTACCTGTGGGGCAAGAACTTCAAGGTCAACCCGGCGATCCAGCAGACTGTCACCTTCGAGCACGCCGATGGCTGGAAATACGGCGACAACTTCATTTTCGTCGACAAGATCTTCTACCAGGGCCAGAAAGATGCGGGCAACGGCCCCAACACCTACTACGGCGAAATCAGCCCGCGCCTGTCGTTCAACAAGATTTTCGACCAGAAGATCGAGTTCGGCCCGGTCAAGGACGTGCTGCTGGCGATGACCTATGAGTTCGGCGAGGGTGACACCGAGTCGTACCTGATCGGCCCAGGCTTCGACCTGGCTATCCCGGGCTTCGACTACTTCCAGCTGAACTTCTACAACCGCACCACCGATGGCAGCCGTGCAGGCGACAACGTCTGGCAGATCACTCCGGTCTGGTCCTACACCATCCCCGTCGGTGATTCCGACGTGCTGATCGATGGTTTCATGGACTGGGTGGTCGACAACGACGAGAACCGCCGTGGCACCTACCACGCCAACCTGCACTTCAACCCGCAGATCAAGTACGACCTGGGCAAGGCTTTGCACCTTGGCGAAAAGCAGTTGTACGTGGGTGTGGAATACGACTACTGGAAAAACAAGTACGGCATCAAGGACAGCGATGCCTTCACCACCGACCAGAACACCATGAGCTTCCTGGTGAAAGTGCACTTCTGA
- a CDS encoding ureidoglycolate lyase encodes MRTLMIEPLTKEAFAEFGDVIETDGSDHFMINNGSTMRFHKLATVETAEPEDKAIISIFRADAQDMPLTVRMLERHPLGSQAFIPLLGNPFLIVVAPVGDAPVSGLVRAFRSNGRQGVNYHRGVWHHPVLTIEKRDDFLVVDRSGSGNNCDEHYFTEEQMLILNPHQ; translated from the coding sequence ATGCGCACCCTGATGATCGAGCCCCTGACCAAAGAAGCCTTCGCCGAATTCGGAGACGTGATCGAAACCGATGGCAGCGACCACTTCATGATCAACAACGGCTCGACCATGCGCTTTCACAAGCTCGCCACGGTCGAGACCGCCGAGCCTGAAGACAAGGCGATCATCAGCATCTTCCGCGCCGACGCGCAGGACATGCCGCTGACCGTGCGTATGCTGGAGCGCCATCCGCTGGGCAGCCAGGCTTTCATCCCGCTGCTCGGCAACCCCTTTCTGATCGTGGTCGCGCCGGTTGGCGATGCACCTGTATCAGGCTTGGTCCGTGCCTTCCGTAGTAACGGCAGGCAGGGCGTTAATTACCATCGCGGCGTCTGGCACCACCCGGTGCTGACGATCGAAAAGCGGGATGACTTCCTGGTGGTTGATCGCAGTGGTTCTGGCAACAACTGCGATGAGCATTACTTCACCGAGGAACAGATGCTGATCCTCAATCCCCACCAATAA
- a CDS encoding nucleobase:cation symporter-2 family protein, giving the protein MSESRKAYIPVAPPRQPLPLFQLILVGLQHVLLMYGGAIAVPLIIGQAAGLSREEVAFLINADLLVAGVATIIQSFGIGPVGIRMPVMMGASFAAVGSMVAMAGMPGVGLQGIFGATIAAGFFGMLIAPFMSKVVRFFPPLVTGTVITSIGLSLFPVAVNWAGGGQDAATFGSPIYLLVAGLVLAVILLINRFMRGFWVNVSVLVGMGLGYILAGSIGMVDLSGLSDTPWLQVVTPLHFGMPTFSLAPILSMCLVVVIIFVESTGMFLALGKVTDREVTPGMLRRGLLCDAGASFIAGFFNTFTHSSFAQNIGLVQMTGVRCRYVTVTAGALLIVLSLLPKAAYLIASIPPAVLGGASIAMFGMVTATGIKILQEADIGDRRNQLLVAVSVGFGLIPVVKPEFFAQMPQWMEPITHSGIAMATVSALVLNVLFNILGGAERAVHNDACHGH; this is encoded by the coding sequence ATGTCCGAGTCACGCAAGGCGTACATTCCAGTTGCGCCGCCGCGACAGCCTCTGCCCCTGTTCCAACTGATCCTGGTTGGCCTGCAACATGTGCTGCTGATGTACGGGGGTGCGATTGCCGTCCCTCTGATCATCGGCCAGGCCGCTGGTTTGTCTCGTGAAGAAGTCGCTTTCCTGATCAACGCCGACCTGCTGGTCGCCGGTGTCGCAACCATCATCCAGTCGTTCGGTATCGGCCCGGTCGGGATCCGCATGCCGGTGATGATGGGTGCCAGCTTCGCTGCCGTCGGCAGCATGGTGGCCATGGCCGGCATGCCGGGCGTAGGCCTGCAGGGGATCTTTGGCGCGACCATCGCTGCCGGGTTCTTCGGCATGCTGATCGCGCCGTTCATGTCCAAGGTCGTACGGTTCTTCCCGCCGCTGGTCACCGGTACGGTGATCACCTCGATTGGCCTGTCGCTGTTCCCGGTGGCAGTCAACTGGGCCGGTGGCGGCCAGGACGCTGCGACCTTCGGTTCGCCGATCTACCTGCTGGTGGCGGGCCTGGTGCTGGCCGTCATCCTGTTGATCAACCGCTTCATGCGCGGTTTCTGGGTCAATGTGTCGGTGCTGGTGGGCATGGGCCTGGGCTACATCCTGGCCGGCTCCATCGGCATGGTCGACCTGTCGGGCCTGAGCGACACGCCGTGGCTGCAAGTGGTGACCCCACTGCACTTCGGCATGCCGACCTTCAGCCTGGCGCCGATCCTGTCGATGTGCCTGGTGGTGGTGATCATCTTCGTCGAGTCCACGGGCATGTTCCTCGCCCTGGGCAAGGTGACAGACCGTGAAGTGACACCAGGGATGCTGCGTCGCGGCCTGTTGTGCGATGCCGGTGCGTCGTTCATCGCCGGTTTCTTCAACACCTTCACCCACTCCTCGTTCGCCCAGAACATCGGCCTGGTGCAGATGACGGGCGTGCGTTGCCGTTACGTCACGGTAACGGCGGGTGCACTGCTGATCGTGCTCAGCCTGCTGCCCAAGGCGGCCTACCTGATCGCCTCGATCCCGCCTGCGGTACTGGGCGGCGCGTCCATCGCCATGTTCGGCATGGTCACCGCCACCGGGATCAAGATCCTCCAGGAAGCCGACATCGGCGACCGCCGCAACCAGTTGCTGGTGGCGGTGAGCGTCGGCTTTGGCCTGATCCCCGTGGTCAAGCCGGAGTTCTTCGCGCAGATGCCGCAGTGGATGGAACCCATCACCCACAGCGGGATCGCCATGGCCACGGTCAGCGCCCTGGTGCTCAACGTGCTGTTCAACATCCTCGGTGGTGCCGAGCGCGCCGTGCACAACGACGCCTGCCACGGCCATTGA